The following are encoded in a window of Parus major isolate Abel chromosome 22, Parus_major1.1, whole genome shotgun sequence genomic DNA:
- the HR gene encoding lysine-specific demethylase hairless, protein MDAAPGRPSEPKDERLGYQSAQPGSPPACGEPNPSPLLADGHYPAALPKPEPPPGCPCPTSGCDGCPGVGCGVPNPFEPTLGMAGGRFPCPPSNHTKLKKTWLTRHSEQSLPRSKASRRDGGPEPPGEGKRSAKRPHGTADGPRAAGEGAGAAKRGTKATAGPGDSTERAGDTEERRMELGDGGEDAQDAQRDRGEGGGSARSPGNFASRFPAPTTRAGNTCRLRNLLCWGIFPGLTGSGSDSQEPPRSAGEPWCLQGLPCTVLPPSIPRCCACAPHTGGHPEGEEDEEEPPENTCRLMHFRRFALGDNGELSVDGLCTLGEAEGELELGGRNVGGRNVGSRNVGSRNVGTSLCLAKYLLQVLGDPFCDAVRRDRDTWPGAPGGPEGVTGWRRGEGAPRLCDACQRGFFNSHWSCARCGFQLCPDCHRSRQEDGGPGGPVMPPECTPGRDHHASSLVPTQFVPTCVLTRLWKLLHEVRVKFGIESHCPCGEGSLAEPPGRQELPGAAVPTLPPRSHGPADPARPIKEESPEGESPSPGQPPARGGAVQTTTLCDLLASTAVKLCLGQDGVRMAFAPVAPALPSDNRLTSILDSIIARVVEKKIQERQAGAEMSPPSSPDPPASHCILAPSGLLWLHDPGHASCYKVFQEHWRQGQPVLVSGLQKRLEGRLWAPESFQPSGEEEEEVEAVNLRAPRSRVRMSSREFWDGFATSTASPDQEQSSGDLLKLESGFGDTELSRTTNLRASLPLPEYCGTSGRLNLATYLRGQRGQRWLRPRLRVAYGVRPQERNIGTKNLTVEAADSISVLAHAAPAAREVLLPGDTDELDAALRERLRDSGRPGVLWHIFRAEDAGRIRDFLRKASEEPGQDGEAAAEPPGRYLDPGLRRRLRDECGVSGWSLLQFPGDAVLVPAGAPHQVQSLSGTISVEQQFLSPESAVRLRHLGPEPAGTSRQLRAQLDGMIFAAVREALGVLRGCN, encoded by the exons ATGGACGCGGCGCCGGGCCGGCCCTCGGAGCCCAAAGATGAGCGCCTGGGCTACCAAAGCGCCCAGCCCGGCTCGCCCCCGGCATGCGGGGAGCCCAACCCCTCGCCTCTGCTGGCGGACGGGCACTACCCAGCGGCTCTGCCCAAGCCGGAGCCTCCCCCGGGCTGTCCGTGCCCCACCTCGGGCTGCGATGGGTGCCCGGGGGTGGGCTGTGGGGTGCCCAACCCCTTCGAGCCCACCCTGGGCATGGCCGGGGGGCGTTTTCCGTGCCCCCCCAGCAACCACACCAAGCTGAAGAAGACGTGGCTGACGCGGCACTCGGAGCAGTCGCTGCCTCGCTCCAAAGCTTCCCGGCGGGATGGGGGTCCCGAGCCCCCCGGGGAGGGCAAGCGCTCGGCCAAACGCCCCCACGGCACCGCCGATGGTCCCCGCGCTGCCGGCGAGGGCGCCGGGGCAGCCAAGAGGGGCACCAAGGCCACCGCGGGCCCGGGTGATAGCACGGAGAGAGCGGGGGACACCGAGGagaggaggatggagctgggagacGGAGGTGAGGATGCACAGGATGCGCAGCGGGACCGGGGAGAGGGCGGGGGCAGCGCCCGATCCCCAGGGAATTTTGCATCCCGGTTCCCGGCGCCCACAACACGAGCCGGGAACACGTGTAGGCTGCGGaacctgctgtgctggggtaTTTTTCCTGGCTTGACGGGGTCTGGCAGCGATTCCCAGG agccGCCGAGGAGTGCGGGAGAGCCGTGGTGCCTGCAGGGCCTGCCCTGCACCGTGCTGCCCCCGAGCATCCCCcgctgctgtgcctgtgccccCCACACCGGGGGGCACCCCGAgggagaggaggatgaggaggagccCCCCGAGAACACCTGCAGGCTGATGCACTTCCGCAG GTTCGCCCTGGGTGACAACGGGGAGCTGAGCGTCGACGGCCTCTGCACCCTTGGGGAGGCCGagggggagctggagctggggggcAGGAACGTGGGGGGCAGGAACGTGGGGAGCAGGAACGTGGGGAGCAGGAACGTGGGGACCAGCCTCTGCCTGGCCAAGTACCTGCTGCAGGTCCTGGGGGACCCTTTCTGTGACGCCGTGcgcagggacagggacacgtGGCCGGGAGCCCCCGGCGGGCCCGAGG GGGTGACGGGCTGGAGGCGGGGGGAAGGAGCCCCCCGGCTCTGTGACGCCTGCCAGCGTGGCTTCTTCAACTCCCACTGGAGCTGCGCCAGATGTGGCTTCCAGCTGTGCCCCGACTGCCACCGCAGCAGGCAGGAGGACGGTGGCCCTG GGGGTCCGGTGATGCCACCCGAGTGCACCCCTGGGCGGGACCACCACGCATCTTCCCTGGTCCCCACTCAGTTTGTCCCCACCTGTG TCCTGACGCGCCTCTGGAAGCTCCTGCACGAGGTCAGGGTCAAGTTTGGCATCGAGTCCCACTGTCCCTGCGGGGAGGGGAGCCTGGCGGAGCCCCCGGGCAGGCAG GAGCTGCCGGGGGCCGCGGTGCCCACCCTGCCACCCCGCAGCCACGGCCCAGCCGACCCCGCCCGGCCCATCAAGGAAG AGAGCCCCGAGGGGGAGTCGCCGTCCCCGGGGCAGCCCCCGGCGCGGGGGGGGGCCGTGCAGACCACCACCCTCTGCGACCTCCTGGCCTCCACCGCCGTGAagctgtgcctggggcaggACGGGGTGCGCATGGCTTTTGCCCCCGTGgcacctgccctgcccagc GACAATCGCCTGACCAGCATCCTGGACAGCATCATCGCCCGAGTGGTGGAGAAGAAGATCCaggagaggcaggcaggggCCGAGatgagcccccccagctccccgGACCCCCCCGCGTCCCACTGCATCCTGGCCCCCAGcgggctgctctggctgcacgACCCCGGCCACGCCAGCTGCTACAAAGTGTTCCAGGAGCACTGGCGTCAGGGCCAG CCTGTCCTGGTTTCAGGGCTACAGAAGAGGCTGGAGGGGCGGCTCTGGGCGCCCGAATCCTTCCAGCCCTcgggggaggaagaggaggaggtggaggcGGTGAACCTGCGGGCACCGCGGAGCCGAGTCCGCATGAGCAGCCGGGAGTTTTGGGATGGCTTTGCCACCAGCACAG CGTCCCCGGATCAGGAGCAGAGCAGCGGGGACCTGCTGAAGCTGGAGAGCGGCTTTGGGGACACGGAGCTGAGCCG GACCACCAACCTGCGGGCCAGCCTGCCCCTGCCCGAGTACTGCGGGACCAGCGGCCGCCTCAACCTGGCCACCTACCTGCGGGGCCAGCGGGGCCAGCGCTGGCTGCGACCGCGACTCCGCGTGGCCTACG GAGTGCGTCCGCAGGAGCGGAACATCGGGACCAAAAACCTGACGGTGGAAGCGGCTGATTCCATCAGCGTCCTGGCCCATGCAGCGCCGGCAGCGCGGG AGGTGCTCCTGCCAGGGGACACGGATGAGCTGGACGCGGCGCTGCGGGAGCGGCTGAGGGACAGCGGCCGGCCCGGGGTCCTGTGGCACATCTTCCGTGCCGAGGATGCCGGGCGGATCCGGGATTTCCTGCGGAAG GCATCCGAGGAGCCGGGGCAGGACGGGGAGGCCGCGGCGGAGCCCCCCGGCCGCTACCTGGACCCCGGCCtgcggcggcggctgcgggaTGAGTGCGGGGTGAGCGGCTGGAGCCTCCTCCAGTTCCCGGGGGACGCCGTGCTGGTCCCCGCCGGGGCTCCCCACCAG GTGCAGAGCCTCAGCGGCACCATCAGCGTGGAGCAGCAATTCCTGTCCCCGGAGAGCGCCGTCCGCCTCCGCCACCTTGGCCCCGAGCCCGCCGGGACCTCGCGCCAGCTCCGCGCCCAG CTGGACGGGATGATCTTCGCCGCCGTGCGGGAGGCCCTGGGGGTCCTGCGGGGCTGCAATTGA